The Salana multivorans genome window below encodes:
- the rpmF gene encoding 50S ribosomal protein L32: MAVPKRKMSRSNTRARRSQWKATPAVLSTCPQCKSPRLPHTACPSCGAYNQRTYAEALRTDA, translated from the coding sequence GTGGCTGTTCCCAAGCGCAAGATGTCGCGCTCCAACACCCGTGCGCGCCGCTCGCAGTGGAAGGCGACGCCCGCCGTGCTCTCCACCTGCCCCCAGTGCAAGTCGCCGCGCCTGCCGCACACGGCCTGCCCGAGCTGCGGCGCCTACAACCAGCGCACCTACGCCGAGGCTCTCCGCACCGACGCCTGA
- the rnc gene encoding ribonuclease III, with product MPPVGLGPLLSALGEDLDPELAVLALTHRSFAHEAGGVPTNERLEFLGDSVLGVIVTEYLFITYPDVSEGDLAKRRSACVSQRALARVARELGIGSFLLLGRGEANSGGSEKDSILSDTLEALIGATFLSVGLDRTRVMVLRLLASTLAGAATAGAGLDWKTSLQERSAELGLGVPSYEVRSTGPDHARVFTAQVLIGGDVLGEGTGTAKKYAEQQAAEQAFAALVGSDA from the coding sequence ATGCCACCGGTTGGCCTCGGGCCGCTTCTGTCTGCCCTGGGGGAGGACCTCGACCCCGAGCTGGCCGTCCTCGCGCTGACGCACCGCAGCTTCGCCCACGAAGCGGGCGGCGTACCGACGAACGAGCGCCTGGAGTTCCTCGGGGACTCGGTGCTCGGCGTCATCGTGACGGAGTACCTCTTCATCACCTACCCGGACGTCTCCGAGGGCGACCTCGCCAAGCGACGCTCGGCGTGCGTGTCCCAGCGGGCCCTCGCCCGCGTCGCGCGTGAGCTCGGGATCGGGTCCTTCCTGCTCCTGGGCCGCGGCGAGGCGAACTCGGGCGGCTCCGAGAAGGACTCGATCCTCTCCGACACGCTCGAGGCCCTCATCGGGGCGACGTTCCTCTCGGTCGGGCTCGACCGCACCCGCGTCATGGTGCTGCGCCTGCTCGCCTCGACGCTCGCCGGGGCCGCGACGGCGGGGGCCGGCCTCGACTGGAAGACGAGCCTCCAGGAGCGCTCGGCCGAGCTCGGGCTCGGCGTCCCGTCCTACGAGGTGCGCTCGACCGGGCCCGACCACGCGCGGGTCTTCACCGCCCAGGTCCTCATCGGCGGCGACGTGCTCGGCGAGGGCACCGGCACCGCCAAGAAGTACGCCGAGCAGCAGGCGGCCGAGCAGGCCTTCGCCGCGCTCGTCGGCTCCGACGCCTGA
- the mutM gene encoding bifunctional DNA-formamidopyrimidine glycosylase/DNA-(apurinic or apyrimidinic site) lyase, protein MPELPEVETVRAGLADHVLGRVVAGVDVHNPRTVRRLPGGAGQLADELTGTRLRAAVRRGKFLWLLLDAAAGSDAPGAGSALLVHLGMSGQLLVRDRLTAEAGAEHPHLRARLHLAPDDSGRSLDAEAAEAPGVPVVLDFVDQRTFGYLATDRLVATPDGAPGGLGAPDPLVPASAAHIGRDLLDPAVDLDVLARALRGRRSAVKRALLDQTLVSGVGNIYADEALWRARVHPEQPAPTLSARAARAVLESAAEVMRAALVAGGTSFDALYVNVNGASGYFDRSLEVYGREGEPCSRCGAPVRRASFMNRSSHFCPRCQRRR, encoded by the coding sequence TTGCCCGAGCTCCCCGAGGTCGAGACGGTTCGAGCCGGTCTCGCTGACCACGTCCTCGGCCGCGTCGTCGCCGGCGTGGACGTCCACAACCCCCGCACGGTCCGCCGCCTGCCCGGGGGCGCCGGGCAGCTCGCCGACGAGCTGACCGGGACCCGGCTGCGCGCCGCCGTCCGGCGCGGCAAGTTCCTCTGGCTCCTGCTGGACGCCGCCGCCGGGAGCGACGCGCCCGGCGCGGGCTCAGCCCTCCTGGTCCACCTCGGGATGAGCGGCCAGCTGCTGGTCCGCGACCGGCTCACGGCCGAGGCGGGCGCTGAGCACCCGCACCTGCGCGCCCGGCTCCACCTCGCGCCCGACGACTCCGGCCGATCCCTCGACGCCGAAGCGGCCGAGGCGCCCGGCGTCCCCGTCGTCCTCGACTTCGTCGACCAGCGCACGTTCGGCTACCTCGCGACCGACCGGCTCGTCGCGACGCCCGACGGCGCCCCCGGCGGCCTGGGCGCGCCCGACCCGCTCGTCCCCGCGTCCGCCGCGCACATCGGCCGGGACCTGCTGGATCCCGCCGTCGACCTCGACGTGCTCGCCCGAGCCCTGCGCGGGCGGCGGAGCGCCGTCAAGCGCGCGCTGCTGGACCAGACGCTCGTCTCCGGGGTCGGGAACATCTACGCGGACGAGGCGCTGTGGCGCGCCCGGGTGCACCCGGAGCAGCCGGCCCCGACGCTGAGCGCCCGCGCGGCGCGTGCCGTCCTCGAGTCGGCCGCCGAGGTCATGCGCGCGGCGCTCGTGGCGGGCGGGACGTCCTTCGACGCCCTCTACGTCAACGTCAACGGCGCCTCGGGCTACTTCGACCGCTCGCTCGAGGTCTACGGCCGGGAGGGCGAGCCGTGCTCGCGCTGCGGCGCCCCCGTGCGCCGCGCGTCCTTCATGAACCGCTCCTCGCACTTCTGCCCCCGGTGCCAGCGGCGGCGGTAG
- a CDS encoding response regulator, protein MIVDDHEVVRRGIADVVAAADGLDVVAEAGTVKDAERRGALLKPQVALIDLQLPDGTGIDVIKALAVSSPETRAIVLTSFDDDDAVSAAVESGARAYVLKTVRGAEIVDVVRAVAAGRVLLDERTLTRRRQANPDPTASLTASESKVLDLVAKGMTNRDIADELGLAEKTVKNHVTSMLAKLGLSRRTQVIAWVASQHTQSWR, encoded by the coding sequence ATGATCGTGGACGATCACGAGGTCGTCCGTCGCGGGATCGCCGACGTCGTCGCGGCCGCCGACGGGCTCGACGTCGTCGCCGAGGCCGGGACCGTCAAGGACGCGGAGCGCCGCGGCGCCCTGCTCAAGCCGCAGGTCGCGCTCATCGACCTCCAGCTCCCCGACGGCACAGGCATCGACGTCATCAAGGCGCTCGCGGTCAGCTCGCCGGAGACGCGGGCGATCGTGCTCACGTCCTTCGACGACGACGACGCGGTGTCCGCCGCCGTCGAGTCCGGTGCCCGGGCCTACGTGCTCAAGACGGTGCGCGGGGCGGAGATCGTCGACGTCGTGCGCGCCGTGGCCGCCGGCCGGGTGCTCCTGGACGAGCGGACGCTCACCCGGCGCCGCCAGGCCAACCCGGACCCGACCGCGTCGCTCACCGCGAGCGAGTCCAAGGTGCTCGACCTCGTGGCCAAGGGCATGACGAACCGGGACATCGCCGACGAGCTCGGTCTCGCCGAGAAGACGGTGAAGAACCACGTGACGTCGATGCTCGCGAAGCTCGGCCTCTCCCGCCGCACGCAGGTCATCGCCTGGGTGGCGAGCCAGCACACGCAGTCCTGGCGCTAG